The sequence below is a genomic window from bacterium.
GTCCCGAAATCGAACTTCACGACCTGGGCAGTCCACACGCCAAATTGCGTATTCGTCAGAATGTGCATGACATCCTGGAACGTGTTGAAGTCGCGGAAGCGAATGCTCTCGCGATTGTAGAACGTCTTCCAGCGCTGGATGATCTCAGGCTTCTCTTCCTTGAATGCTGCCGGCTGGCTGAGGAAGTTGAAACCCGTCAGGCCGCTGAGCGCATTGTTCGCGCGCAGCACCACGGCGTCGTCCGGCGACTCGAGTCCCTTCACTAAGAGTGGAATCGTGTAGCCACCGAGCTTCTGCACGTCGGTCGCTTCGACGTTGCCATCCAGGTAGCTCTGGACCGTTTGCTCGACCTTGGCAGGTTCGAAACGTTCCTCGTTCTCGTCGTACCACTTCTTCCAGTACGCTAACTGCTCGTCGACGGGCTTCTCGCCGAGACCCTCCGGGCGATGCTGTGCCAACGCCGGCATCAGTTCCACCAGTCGCTGCATGCTTTGCTCGACATCGACTTGCTTGTCGAGATCGTTGGTTGGTTCGAACTCGTGATCGATCGGGCCGTCGACTTTGCTCAAGCGATCGGCCATGTCGAGCGCAGGCTTCATGGCGATTGTGCTAACCATGCGCAGGCGCTTCGACGCATCGTCCTGCCAGAACTTTGAGGGGCGCAGGAAGTCATGTAGCGCGCGGCGCGCCAGAAACTCGCGATCCTCGAAGTTCAGATTGAACAGCATGGGCTTGTCGAGACCCAGCATGCGGCGATTCTGCTCAATCAGGTCCTCGTAGCCGACCGTGCTGCTGGCGGTGGCTTTCTGGCCGACGGCCGCGGGTTCGCCGGGCGTCAGCCGAGTCAGGACGAATGTGATCACCATGATGCCGAACAAGGTGATCAACATCAGGAGCAGACGCTTTATGATATACTGAAACACGCGTTGGCCTCGTGACTGTCAAAGGGTAAAGAAAAGAGGGACGGAGTCGCTTGCGGGCTCCGCCCCTGGAAAACCACGACCTAGTTCTGGGATCGGCGATCGGCGTCCGCCCACCACCATTCGCGGAAGTCGTAGGGATACGTAGAGGGATACAGCTTCACGCCCTGCAGTCCGCGATTGTAGAAGTAGGTCTCGTAGAATCCGTAGAGGAAGCACACCGGCTGGTCTTCGGCGACGAGGCGATGGATCTTGCGCGCCATCTCCCAACGCTCGATCGGGTCGAATGTCTCGCGCATCTGAACCATCAGGTGATCCGCTTCGTCGTTCTGGAAGGAAACGAAGTTGTCGCCCTTGTTCTTGATCTGGCTGGAGTGCCAGATCTGATACGGGTCCGGATCAAGCGCTGTGCCCCAGGCGAAGCGCACGGCGTCGAAGTTCTTCTCGCGAACCTCCTCGCTGAACACCGTCCAGTCGAGTCGCTTGATCGTCACCTTGATGCCGGCCTGCTCGATGTGTTCCTTCACGATGTCGGCAACTTTCTGGTGATAGTCGCGTGCGCTGTGAATCATGTATTGGAACTCGAACGGAACCATCT
It includes:
- a CDS encoding ABC transporter permease subunit, producing the protein MFQYIIKRLLLMLITLFGIMVITFVLTRLTPGEPAAVGQKATASSTVGYEDLIEQNRRMLGLDKPMLFNLNFEDREFLARRALHDFLRPSKFWQDDASKRLRMVSTIAMKPALDMADRLSKVDGPIDHEFEPTNDLDKQVDVEQSMQRLVELMPALAQHRPEGLGEKPVDEQLAYWKKWYDENEERFEPAKVEQTVQSYLDGNVEATDVQKLGGYTIPLLVKGLESPDDAVVLRANNALSGLTGFNFLSQPAAFKEEKPEIIQRWKTFYNRESIRFRDFNTFQDVMHILTNTQFGVWTAQVVKFDFGTSYKHKRSVTRLMLERIPVSVMLAGLSIFFSYLISIPLGIFSAVKRGSGTDKLVTVALFVLYALPTFWVAQMLLLTLTGGPTPWGGEWPELFPTRGMNSEGLDWRTADPQAIKDLILHLILPVTSLTYGSLAFLSRQMRSSMLESISQDYVRTAEAKGLHPRVVIFKHVLRNSLIPIITLSATLLPQLFAGSIIIESIFSIPGMGLLSFEAILYRDYPVVNAILVFSAALTLVGILIADLSYALADPRIKYE